One stretch of Streptomyces sp. R21 DNA includes these proteins:
- a CDS encoding lipase maturation factor family protein, with product MGWFAASEYWLSRMVFQRALATVYLVAFLGAALQFRALLGERGMLPIPRFVALVPFRRAPSVFHLHYSDRFFAAWAWTGCAVSAALIAGVDRQLPLWGCMLLWLVPWALYLSIVNVGQTWYSFGWESLLLEVGFLAVFLGNDEVAPPVVVLFLLRWLLFRVEFGAGLIKMRGDACWRTLTCLDYHHQTQPMPGPLSWFFHHLPRPLHRVEVAANHVTQLVVPVLLFTPRPIATAAASLMILTQLWLVLSGNFAWLNWVTIVVALSVVEFPTTPPDVAGPPLWYEIVVLAVATGLVALSYRPARNLVSPRQVMNRSFDPLHLVNTYGAFGSVSRLRHEVVIEGTADEVPREESDWREYEFKGKPGDVRHWPRQFAPYHLRLDWLMWFVGLSPSYAGAWFTGLVERLLENDRDTLRLLRSSPFPPDAPPRYVRARLYRYRYTTWRELRETGACWERTYVREFMPPTRLDRPVTQSW from the coding sequence GTGGGCTGGTTCGCAGCATCCGAGTACTGGCTGAGCCGCATGGTCTTCCAGCGGGCTCTGGCCACCGTCTACCTCGTCGCGTTCCTGGGCGCGGCGCTGCAGTTCCGTGCGCTGCTCGGGGAGCGCGGCATGCTCCCGATCCCCCGCTTCGTGGCGCTGGTGCCGTTCCGCCGGGCACCCAGCGTGTTCCATCTGCACTACTCCGACCGGTTCTTCGCGGCGTGGGCATGGACGGGCTGCGCGGTGTCGGCGGCGCTCATCGCGGGCGTCGACCGGCAACTCCCGCTCTGGGGCTGCATGTTGCTGTGGCTGGTCCCGTGGGCGCTGTATCTGTCGATCGTGAACGTCGGCCAGACCTGGTACTCGTTCGGCTGGGAGTCGCTGCTGCTCGAGGTCGGATTCCTGGCCGTCTTCCTGGGCAATGACGAGGTCGCGCCGCCGGTCGTGGTCCTCTTCCTGTTGCGCTGGCTGCTGTTCCGCGTCGAGTTCGGTGCCGGGCTGATCAAGATGCGCGGCGACGCGTGCTGGCGCACGCTCACCTGCCTCGACTACCACCACCAGACGCAGCCGATGCCGGGCCCGCTGAGCTGGTTCTTCCACCACCTGCCCAGGCCGCTGCACCGGGTGGAGGTCGCAGCCAACCACGTCACCCAACTGGTCGTGCCCGTCCTGCTGTTCACCCCCCGGCCGATCGCGACCGCCGCCGCGTCGCTGATGATCCTGACGCAGCTGTGGCTGGTCCTGTCCGGCAACTTCGCCTGGCTGAACTGGGTCACGATCGTGGTGGCCCTCTCTGTCGTCGAGTTCCCCACCACGCCCCCGGACGTCGCCGGCCCACCGCTCTGGTACGAGATCGTGGTCCTGGCCGTGGCCACGGGGCTGGTGGCCCTCAGCTACCGGCCCGCACGCAACCTGGTCTCCCCGCGCCAGGTCATGAACCGCTCCTTCGACCCGCTCCATCTGGTCAACACCTACGGCGCGTTCGGCAGCGTCAGCCGGTTGCGCCACGAGGTGGTGATCGAGGGCACGGCGGACGAGGTGCCACGCGAGGAGTCGGACTGGCGGGAGTACGAGTTCAAGGGCAAGCCGGGCGATGTACGGCACTGGCCGCGGCAGTTCGCGCCGTACCATCTGCGCCTCGACTGGCTGATGTGGTTCGTGGGGCTCTCCCCCTCGTACGCCGGGGCCTGGTTCACGGGCCTGGTGGAACGGCTCCTGGAGAACGACCGCGACACGCTGCGGCTGCTGCGCAGCTCGCCGTTCCCGCCGGACGCGCCGCCCCGGTACGTCCGCGCCCGCCTCTACCGCTACCGCTACACGACCTGGCGCGAGCTGCGGGAGACGGGCGCGTGCTGGGAGCGGACGTACGTGCGGGAGTTCATGCCGCCGACACGGCTGGACCGCCCGGTGACTCAGAGCTGGTAA
- a CDS encoding amidohydrolase translates to MGAAVTVDAHHHVWDLSVRDQDWITGPELRPLRRNFAVTDLEPEARAAGVDRTVLVQTVTVAEETPEFLALVLDDLRPYADTVLDAFGPDRLMFGSDWPVCTLAASYAQVIDTAHELIRELDATGCEAVLTGTATRVYQL, encoded by the coding sequence ATGGGAGCTGCCGTGACCGTCGACGCCCACCACCACGTGTGGGACCTCTCCGTCCGCGACCAGGACTGGATCACCGGTCCCGAACTCCGGCCGCTGCGAAGGAACTTCGCCGTCACCGACCTCGAACCGGAAGCGCGCGCCGCCGGGGTCGACCGCACGGTCCTCGTGCAGACCGTCACCGTCGCCGAGGAGACCCCGGAGTTCCTCGCCCTCGTGCTCGACGACCTGCGCCCGTACGCCGACACGGTCCTGGACGCCTTCGGGCCCGACCGGCTGATGTTCGGCTCCGACTGGCCGGTGTGCACGCTGGCAGCGTCGTACGCCCAAGTCATCGACACCGCACACGAGTTGATCCGTGAACTCGATGCGACCGGGTGCGAGGCCGTGCTGACGGGGACGGCAACGCGCGTTTACCAGCTCTGA
- a CDS encoding aldo/keto reductase has protein sequence MNTLGRSGVEVSPLSFGAAGIGNLFTEVSDEDAYAAVEAAWDAGIRYFDTAPHYGLGLSEYRLGEVLRNHPRDAYTLSTKVGRLLEPTFEDRDDLANGFAVSAAHHRVWDFSAYGVRRSLEESLRRLGLERVDIVYLHDPDDHAEQAFREAYPELEDMRSEGLVGAIGVGMNQAEMLTRFVRDTDVDVVLCAGRYTLLDQRALAELLPAAVERGVSVVIGGAFNSGLLADPRAGATYNYATTPAELLDRALLLKAIAERHGTSLRAAALAFCAAHPAVASVLVGARSAAEVRDCAEQFADRVPPAFWQELREAKLLPADAPVPAREPS, from the coding sequence GTGAACACCCTCGGCCGCAGCGGCGTCGAGGTCAGTCCGCTGTCGTTTGGCGCCGCCGGCATCGGCAACCTCTTCACCGAGGTGAGTGACGAGGATGCGTACGCCGCCGTGGAAGCCGCCTGGGACGCCGGCATCCGCTACTTCGACACAGCGCCGCACTACGGGCTCGGCCTGTCCGAGTACCGGCTGGGCGAAGTGTTGCGCAACCACCCTCGCGATGCGTACACGCTCTCCACGAAGGTGGGGCGGCTTCTCGAGCCCACGTTCGAGGACCGGGACGACCTTGCGAACGGGTTCGCTGTGTCCGCGGCTCATCACCGTGTCTGGGACTTCAGCGCCTACGGGGTGCGTCGCTCCCTGGAGGAGAGCCTGCGACGCCTCGGCCTGGAGCGCGTAGACATCGTGTACCTGCACGACCCCGACGACCATGCCGAGCAGGCCTTCCGAGAGGCTTATCCAGAACTGGAGGACATGCGGAGCGAAGGCCTGGTCGGCGCGATCGGCGTCGGAATGAACCAGGCGGAGATGCTCACCCGGTTCGTCCGCGACACGGACGTCGACGTGGTGCTGTGCGCCGGCCGGTACACCCTGCTCGATCAGCGCGCCCTGGCCGAGCTGCTGCCCGCCGCCGTCGAGCGCGGTGTGTCCGTCGTGATCGGCGGCGCCTTCAACTCGGGCCTGCTGGCGGATCCTCGTGCTGGAGCGACGTACAACTATGCGACCACGCCGGCGGAGTTGCTAGACCGGGCGCTGCTGCTCAAGGCGATCGCCGAACGACACGGCACCTCCCTGCGCGCTGCCGCCCTAGCCTTCTGTGCGGCCCATCCGGCGGTGGCGAGCGTCCTCGTCGGCGCCCGCTCTGCTGCCGAAGTCCGTGACTGCGCCGAGCAGTTCGCCGACCGAGTGCCTCCGGCCTTCTGGCAGGAGCTGCGCGAGGCGAAGCTCCTGCCCGCCGACGCCCCCGTACCCGCCCGGGAGCCGTCATGA
- a CDS encoding SDR family NAD(P)-dependent oxidoreductase: MTEPQEPAGGAQDFAGLKALVTGGASGIGRATADLLAARGAQVAVLDLDPSSVEKPLLGHRADVCDDASVREAVAAAVADLGGLDIVINNAGIGAQGTIEDNDDEQWHRVLDVNVLGMVRVTRAALPHLRTSAYAAVVNTCSIAATAGLPQRALYSASKGAVLSLTLAMAADHVREGIRVNCVNPGTVDTPWVGRLLGAASDPAAERAALEARQPAGRLVSASEVAGAIAYLASPLSGATTGTALAVDGGMQGLRLRPAGR; the protein is encoded by the coding sequence ATGACGGAACCCCAGGAACCGGCAGGCGGGGCGCAGGACTTCGCAGGCCTCAAGGCGCTCGTGACGGGCGGCGCCTCCGGCATCGGCCGCGCGACCGCCGACCTCCTCGCCGCCCGAGGCGCCCAGGTCGCGGTCCTCGACCTGGACCCCTCGTCGGTCGAGAAGCCGCTCCTCGGCCACCGCGCCGACGTCTGCGACGACGCCTCCGTGCGCGAAGCGGTTGCCGCGGCCGTCGCCGACCTCGGCGGACTCGACATCGTGATCAACAACGCGGGCATCGGCGCCCAGGGCACCATCGAGGACAACGACGACGAGCAGTGGCACCGCGTCCTGGACGTCAACGTCCTCGGCATGGTCCGCGTCACCCGCGCCGCCCTGCCCCACCTCCGGACCTCCGCGTACGCGGCAGTCGTCAACACCTGCTCCATCGCCGCCACCGCGGGCCTGCCCCAACGCGCCCTGTACTCCGCCTCGAAGGGCGCCGTCCTCTCCCTCACCCTCGCCATGGCCGCCGACCACGTCCGCGAGGGCATCCGCGTCAACTGCGTCAACCCCGGCACGGTGGACACTCCTTGGGTCGGCCGCCTCCTCGGCGCCGCCTCCGACCCGGCCGCCGAGCGCGCCGCGCTGGAGGCCCGACAGCCCGCCGGCCGCCTGGTCTCGGCATCCGAAGTCGCGGGCGCCATCGCCTATTTGGCGAGCCCCCTCTCCGGCGCCACCACCGGCACCGCCCTCGCCGTCGACGGCGGCATGCAGGGTCTGCGGCTGCGCCCGGCGGGCCGGTGA
- a CDS encoding FadR/GntR family transcriptional regulator, with amino-acid sequence MDETAPYKGTVTQRGIERIKQMIGEGRLEPGQRLPTERDLATQLGMSRSSVREAIRALTVLGVLEARHGSGIYVTQLQAGDLLETFGVVADLSRGPRLVELLEVRRVLESTATALAAARITAEQLVDVGKHLTAMNATDDPEEILAHDLAFHRAIVAAAGNETMTAILDGLSSRTFRARVWRGYQEEGAFARTRREHAAIHRALAARDPEAARVAAAAHVGEVEEWLRTQLDGEG; translated from the coding sequence GTGGACGAAACGGCCCCGTACAAGGGCACGGTGACGCAGCGCGGCATCGAGCGGATCAAGCAGATGATCGGCGAAGGCCGACTGGAGCCCGGGCAGCGGCTGCCCACCGAGCGTGATCTCGCGACCCAGCTGGGCATGTCGCGCAGTTCGGTGCGCGAGGCGATCCGCGCGCTCACGGTCCTCGGTGTGCTGGAGGCGCGGCACGGATCGGGCATCTACGTCACGCAGTTGCAGGCCGGCGACCTGCTGGAGACCTTCGGGGTCGTGGCCGATCTGTCGCGCGGGCCGCGCCTGGTGGAGCTGCTCGAAGTGCGCCGGGTCCTGGAGTCGACGGCGACCGCGCTGGCGGCCGCCCGGATCACGGCCGAGCAGCTCGTCGACGTAGGGAAGCATCTGACCGCGATGAACGCGACGGACGACCCGGAGGAGATCCTCGCGCATGACCTGGCGTTCCACCGCGCCATCGTGGCCGCCGCGGGCAACGAGACGATGACGGCGATCCTGGACGGCCTGTCCTCGCGCACCTTCCGCGCCCGGGTCTGGCGCGGCTACCAGGAGGAGGGCGCCTTCGCCCGCACCCGCCGCGAGCACGCGGCGATCCACCGCGCGCTGGCCGCCCGCGATCCGGAGGCGGCGCGGGTGGCCGCCGCCGCGCACGTGGGCGAGGTGGAGGAGTGGCTCCGGACGCAGCTCGACGGTGAGGGCTGA
- a CDS encoding alpha-mannosidase: MHDDRTLVEARLRRVLDERIRPAVYPESVPLDVAVWNAPGEPVPVAEGLAAAPETIAVGARWGAPWGTSWFRVTGTVPEAWAGRTVEAILDLGFDENMPGFQCEGLVYRPDGTPVKGLNPRNQWVRIGAPVEGGEEVRLHIEAASNPVILDYHPFLPTQLGDKETAGDEPQYTLARMDLAIFDESVWQLVIDLEVLGELMAELPVEGARRWDILRAVERALDAVDLQDVGGTAAAARSHLASVLAEPAVPSAHRISAVGHAHIDSAWLWPLRETVRKVARTTSNMTALLDDEPDFVFAMSQAQQWAWVKEHRPEVWARVKKAVADGRFVPAGGMWVESDTNMPGSEAMARQFVHGKRFFLDEFGIENEEAWLPDTFGFAAGLPQIIKAAGSKWLLTQKISWSQTNKFPHHTFQWEGVDGTRIFTHFPPVDTYNCSMKGSEIAHAARNFKDKGAARHSLAPTGWGDGGGGTTREMIAKAGRLRDLEGSATVAWETPEEFFKKAEAEYPNPPVWVGELYLELHRATLTSQAGTKQGNRRSEHLLREAELWAATAAVRTGFLYPYEELDRIWKTVLLHQFHDILPGSSIAWVHREARRTYARVAGELNAIIDAAQRALAGEGTTELVFNSAPHGRSGVPAGGAATAVVAGAVSLSSTAAGGHVLDNGLLRIEIDGRGLVVSVYDIEADRETVAPGRAANLLQLHPDFPNMWDAWDVDEFYRNTGTDLVDADEVVPVGDGVSVRVVRTFGASRVTQVLSLAPGERRLTLDTEVDWHETEKFLKLAFPLDVHAERYASETQFGHFHRPTHTNTSWEAAKFEACNHRFVHIEEPGWGVAVVNDSTYGHDVTRAVRSDGDGGTTTTVRVSLLRAPRFPDPETDQGVHRFRHALVPGAGIGDAVREGWRINLPERTVTGGAPSVAPLVSVEQDAVVVTAVKLADDGSGDVVVRFHESRGGRTRATLTAGFEVAAVTVTDLLERPLADAVAPQRDGDRVTLRLRPFELVTLRLARA, translated from the coding sequence ATGCATGACGACCGCACCCTGGTCGAAGCCCGCCTCCGGCGCGTCCTCGACGAGCGCATCCGCCCCGCCGTGTACCCCGAGTCCGTGCCGCTGGATGTCGCGGTGTGGAACGCCCCAGGCGAGCCGGTGCCGGTCGCCGAAGGGCTCGCCGCCGCACCCGAGACGATCGCGGTCGGCGCGCGCTGGGGTGCTCCGTGGGGCACCAGCTGGTTCCGCGTCACCGGAACCGTCCCCGAGGCCTGGGCGGGGAGGACCGTCGAGGCGATCCTCGACCTCGGCTTCGACGAGAACATGCCCGGCTTCCAGTGTGAGGGCCTCGTCTACCGGCCCGACGGCACCCCGGTGAAGGGCCTCAACCCGCGCAACCAGTGGGTGCGCATCGGCGCCCCGGTCGAGGGCGGCGAAGAGGTCCGGCTGCACATCGAGGCCGCCTCCAACCCCGTCATCCTCGACTACCACCCCTTCCTGCCCACGCAGTTGGGCGACAAGGAGACGGCGGGCGACGAGCCGCAGTACACCCTCGCCCGCATGGACCTCGCGATCTTCGACGAGAGCGTGTGGCAGCTCGTCATCGACCTGGAGGTGCTGGGCGAGCTGATGGCCGAGCTGCCGGTCGAGGGCGCGCGGCGCTGGGACATCCTGCGCGCCGTGGAGCGCGCGCTCGACGCGGTCGACCTCCAGGACGTGGGCGGCACCGCTGCTGCCGCGCGTTCGCACCTCGCAAGCGTGCTCGCCGAACCCGCGGTCCCCTCCGCGCACCGCATCAGCGCCGTCGGGCACGCGCACATCGACTCGGCCTGGCTGTGGCCGCTGCGCGAGACGGTCCGCAAGGTCGCTCGGACCACCTCCAACATGACGGCCCTCCTCGACGACGAGCCCGACTTCGTCTTCGCCATGTCCCAGGCCCAGCAGTGGGCGTGGGTCAAGGAGCACCGGCCCGAGGTATGGGCGCGGGTCAAGAAGGCGGTCGCCGACGGGCGGTTCGTGCCCGCGGGCGGCATGTGGGTCGAGTCGGACACGAACATGCCCGGCTCGGAGGCGATGGCCCGTCAGTTCGTGCACGGCAAGCGGTTCTTCCTCGACGAGTTCGGCATCGAGAACGAGGAGGCCTGGCTGCCCGACACCTTCGGCTTCGCCGCCGGGCTGCCGCAGATCATCAAGGCGGCGGGCTCCAAGTGGCTGCTCACGCAGAAGATCTCGTGGTCCCAGACCAACAAGTTCCCGCACCACACCTTCCAGTGGGAGGGCGTCGACGGCACCCGGATCTTCACCCACTTCCCGCCCGTCGACACCTACAACTGCTCCATGAAGGGCAGCGAAATCGCCCACGCGGCACGGAACTTCAAGGACAAGGGCGCCGCCCGGCACTCCCTCGCGCCCACCGGCTGGGGCGACGGAGGCGGCGGCACGACGCGCGAGATGATCGCCAAGGCGGGCCGCCTGCGCGACCTCGAAGGCTCCGCCACGGTGGCCTGGGAGACGCCCGAGGAGTTCTTCAAGAAGGCCGAGGCCGAATACCCCAACCCGCCCGTCTGGGTGGGGGAGTTGTACCTCGAACTGCACCGCGCCACCCTCACCAGCCAGGCCGGGACCAAGCAGGGCAACCGCCGCAGCGAGCACCTGCTGCGCGAGGCGGAACTGTGGGCGGCGACCGCGGCCGTACGCACCGGATTCCTCTATCCCTACGAGGAGTTGGACCGTATCTGGAAGACGGTGCTGCTCCACCAGTTCCACGACATCCTGCCCGGCTCGTCCATCGCCTGGGTGCACCGGGAGGCCCGCAGGACCTACGCGCGGGTCGCCGGGGAACTGAACGCGATCATCGACGCGGCCCAGCGGGCCCTGGCGGGGGAGGGGACCACGGAACTGGTCTTCAACTCCGCCCCGCACGGCCGCAGCGGAGTCCCGGCGGGCGGCGCCGCCACCGCCGTCGTCGCCGGCGCCGTGTCGCTTTCGTCGACGGCGGCCGGGGGCCATGTGCTGGACAACGGTCTGCTGCGGATCGAGATCGACGGGCGCGGGCTCGTCGTCTCCGTCTACGACATCGAGGCCGACCGGGAGACCGTCGCCCCGGGACGCGCCGCGAACCTCCTCCAACTTCACCCCGACTTCCCGAACATGTGGGACGCCTGGGACGTCGACGAGTTCTACCGGAACACGGGCACCGACCTGGTCGACGCCGACGAGGTCGTACCCGTCGGCGACGGCGTGTCGGTCCGCGTCGTACGGACCTTCGGCGCCTCGCGCGTCACCCAGGTGTTGTCCCTCGCCCCGGGGGAGCGGCGGCTCACCCTCGACACCGAGGTCGACTGGCACGAGACGGAGAAGTTCCTCAAGCTCGCATTCCCGCTCGACGTGCACGCCGAACGGTACGCGTCCGAGACCCAGTTCGGGCACTTCCACCGGCCGACCCACACCAACACGTCCTGGGAGGCCGCCAAGTTCGAGGCCTGCAACCACCGGTTCGTGCACATCGAGGAGCCGGGCTGGGGCGTCGCGGTCGTCAACGACTCGACGTACGGCCACGACGTGACCCGTGCCGTACGCAGCGACGGTGACGGCGGTACGACCACCACGGTCCGCGTATCGCTGCTGCGTGCCCCGCGCTTCCCGGACCCCGAGACCGACCAGGGCGTCCACCGCTTCCGGCACGCGCTGGTACCCGGTGCCGGGATCGGCGACGCGGTGCGTGAGGGCTGGCGGATCAACCTGCCGGAGCGCACGGTGACCGGCGGGGCTCCGTCGGTCGCACCCCTGGTGAGCGTCGAGCAGGACGCGGTCGTCGTCACCGCCGTGAAGCTGGCCGACGACGGCAGCGGCGACGTGGTCGTCCGCTTCCACGAGTCACGAGGCGGACGCACCCGGGCCACGCTCACCGCGGGCTTCGAGGTCGCGGCCGTCACGGTGACGGACCTGCTGGAACGCCCGCTCGCGGACGCGGTGGCACCGCAGCGCGACGGCGACCGGGTGACCCTGCGGCTGCGGCCCTTCGAGCTGGTGACCCTGCGGCTGGCACGGGCCTGA